From Anopheles arabiensis isolate DONGOLA chromosome 3, AaraD3, whole genome shotgun sequence, a single genomic window includes:
- the LOC120904703 gene encoding peptide chain release factor 1-like, mitochondrial translates to MLLNRLSRIVQVGSKLTTSLQCNRLRTSSPIRRSLCQAAHPNGALFQISDDKIQKYLERLRLEYYALKVQEQRTRKDIQRMLLLSNVVEMYEQRKIIVDNLSSLKELKDDKDDEMVQLLKEEREAYGSILFRLDSEILNGILSMDDEEDYGSLIMEVTAGVGGQEAMLFARELFDMYCGYVEYKGWEVEMLQTEDTDIGGTRHATTVISGPDAYRYLKHEGGVHRVQRIPATEKSGRIHTSTVTVSIIPRPDDFQVELKEKDLKIETKRASGAGGQHVNTTDSAVRIVHLPTGIAVECQTERSQQKNREIAKQKLTAKLMQIELEARFSSTQALKKSQVGQSLRNEKIRTYNFNQDRITDHRIEGGTAHNLKGFLEGGEQLDDMIEKLRRSQRRKQLMDIINRECEQ, encoded by the coding sequence ATGCTACTGAACCGGTTATCCCGCATCGTTCAGGTGGGGAGTAAGCTTACCACCTCGCTGCAATGCAACCGGCTTCGAACGAGCTCACCGATCAGGAGGAGCCTCTGCCAGGCGGCCCATCCCAACGGTGCACTGTTTCAAATATCGGACGATAAAATACAGAAGTACCTCGAACGGCTGCGCCTGGAGTACTACGCGCTGAAGGTGCAGGAGCAGCGCACCCGAAAGGACATCCAGCgcatgctgctgctctcgAACGTGGTGGAGATGTACGAGCAGCGCAAGATAATCGTGGACAATCTCAGCTCGCTCAAGGAGCTGAAGGACGACAAGGACGACGAGATGGTGCAGCTGCTGAAGGAGGAGCGGGAAGCGTACGGTAGCATCCTGTTCCGGCTGGACAGCGAAATACTGAACGGCATTCTGTCGATGGACGACGAGGAAGACTACGGTTCGCTCATCATGGAGGTGACGGCCGGTGTCGGTGGCCAGGAGGCGATGCTGTTCGCGCGCGAACTGTTCGACATGTACTGTGGGTACGTGGAGTACAAAGGGTGGGAGGTGGAGATGCTGCAGACGGAGGATACGGACATTGGCGGGACGAGACACGCGACAACGGTCATCAGCGGACCGGATGCGTACCGCTACCTGAAGCACGAGGGAGGCGTCCATCGGGTGCAGCGCATCCCGGCGACGGAGAAATCTGGCCGCATACACACCAGCACCGTCACCGTGTCCATCATTCCCCGGCCGGACGATTTTCAGGTCGAGCTGAAGGAGAAGGATCTAAAGATCGAAACGAAGCGCGCAAGCGGAGCCGGGGGACAGCACGTGAACACTACGGACAGTGCGGTCCGGATCGTGCATCTGCCCACGGGCATTGCCGTCGAGTGCCAAACGGAACGATCGCAGCAGAAAAATCGGGAAATAGCGAAACAGAAGCTGACCGCCAAGTTGATGCAGATCGAGCTCGAGGCACGGTTTAGCAGTACGCAAGCGCTCAAGAAATCGCAAGTCGGCCAGAGTCTGCGCAACGAGAAGATTCGCACGTACAACTTCAATCAGGATCGTATTACGGACCACCGGATAGAGGGAGGCACTGCGCACAACCTGAAGGGCTTTCTGGAGGGTGGCGAGCAGTTGGACGACATGATCGAGAAGCTGCGACGCTCCCAGCGCCGGAAGCAGCTGATGGACATCATCAACCGGGAGTGTGAACAATGA
- the LOC120904705 gene encoding exosome complex component RRP41, whose product MELLSDQGLRLDGRRANELRQIHCKMGVFSQPDGSAYVEQGNTKVLAAVYGPHQASSKRSNFDEAIVNCQYSMATFSTGERKKRPRGDRKSQEMTIHLKQALSASIKMELYPRSQIDVYIEVLQADGGNYCASVNAATLALIDAGICLKEYVCACTASLANGNVPLMDVSHLEETSGGPTLTVASLPSSGKIAFMEMSQRFHLDHLPKVLETALKGCREVQNVIDQTVREHVTYLGQAGGWGNVHK is encoded by the coding sequence ATGGAGCTACTCTCGGACCAGGGCCTTCGGTTGGATGGCCGGCGAGCGAATGAACTGCGCCAGATACACTGCAAAATGGGTGTCTTCAGCCAACCGGACGGTAGCGCTTACGTCGAGCAGGGCAACACCAAGGTACTGGCGGCCGTCTACGGACCACATCAGGCATCCTCGAAGCGAAGCAACTTTGACGAGGCGATCGTCAACTGCCAGTACAGCATGGCCACGTTTTCGACGGGCGAACGGAAGAAGCGACCGCGCGGCGATCGCAAATCGCAGGAAATGACGATCCACCTGAAGCAAGCGCTCAGTGCCTCGATCAAGATGGAGCTTTACCCCCGGTCACAGATCGATGTGTACATCGAGGTGCTGCAGGCGGACGGTGGTAACTACTGCGCGTCGGTCAATGCGGCCACCCTGGCCCTCATCGATGCGGGCATCTGTTTGAAGGagtacgtgtgtgcgtgcaccgCGTCGCTTGCGAACGGGAACGTACCGCTGATGGATGTGTCCCATCTGGAGGAAACGAGCGGTGGGCCGACGCTTACGGTCGCCTCGCTACCGAGCAGCGGGAAGATTGCTTTCATGGAAATGTCGCAACGATTCCATCTGGACCATCTGCCGAAGGTGCTCGAGACGGCACTGAAAGGCTGCCGGGAGGTGCAGAACGTCATCGACCAGACAGTGCGCGAGCACGTCACTTACCTCGGACAGGCCGGTGGTTGGGGAAATGTTCACAAATAA